A window of Paraburkholderia bryophila contains these coding sequences:
- a CDS encoding MFS transporter: protein MLMEDNLPSSHASTDDGASSSVRSWLAVGAVAIGAFAFVTTEFLPVGLLPRVAADLGVSPGTAGLMVTVPGVIAAISAPGLMLVAGRMDRRRVFLLLTALLLASNLISAFAPDFLFMLVGRALLGAALGGFWTLATAASGRLVRPKDSARAMATILTGVTCATVIGVPLGTFIASFASWRASFMATGVLVAVALVAQFFFVPSLPSNAALRLHDLVTLLRRSHPRKSMLMVALVFGAHFSSYTYITPFLLRNANLSMPTITWLLLGFGIIGFVSNFAVSSTVTRNLKISLGVMVSLLMVALVSLPLLQHSSIGVTALVLAWGVSFGALPLCFSIWIQRATPDSPEAGSALFVSIIQVAIALGSLVGGMVVDHIGISADLLLGSALALLGFGVLLSFGRGEQGVTVEAGVAEAVNHSAGKVANKPTSKPTATTVACPACTD, encoded by the coding sequence ATGTTGATGGAAGATAATCTGCCGTCGAGCCACGCCTCGACGGACGATGGTGCATCGTCGTCCGTGCGTTCGTGGCTCGCGGTCGGCGCCGTTGCAATTGGCGCTTTTGCATTCGTGACGACCGAGTTTTTACCGGTCGGATTGTTGCCGCGTGTCGCGGCGGATCTGGGTGTATCGCCGGGCACCGCCGGGTTGATGGTCACCGTGCCCGGCGTGATCGCGGCCATTTCGGCTCCGGGTCTGATGCTGGTGGCGGGGCGTATGGATCGGCGGCGCGTTTTTCTGCTGCTCACCGCGTTGCTGCTGGCGTCGAATCTGATCTCGGCCTTTGCGCCGGATTTCCTTTTCATGCTGGTGGGCCGTGCGTTGCTCGGCGCGGCGTTGGGCGGTTTCTGGACGTTGGCCACGGCGGCTTCGGGACGCCTCGTGCGGCCGAAAGATTCCGCGCGCGCCATGGCGACGATATTGACCGGCGTAACGTGCGCAACGGTGATCGGCGTGCCGCTCGGCACGTTCATCGCGAGCTTCGCGTCGTGGCGTGCTTCGTTCATGGCGACCGGTGTGCTGGTTGCGGTGGCGCTCGTCGCGCAGTTTTTCTTCGTGCCGTCGTTACCGTCGAACGCGGCATTGCGCCTGCACGATCTCGTGACGCTCCTGCGCCGTTCGCATCCGCGTAAAAGCATGCTGATGGTGGCGCTGGTGTTCGGCGCGCATTTCTCGTCGTACACGTACATCACGCCATTTCTGTTGCGCAATGCGAATCTGAGCATGCCTACCATTACCTGGCTGCTGCTCGGTTTCGGCATTATCGGTTTCGTCTCCAATTTCGCGGTGTCGTCCACGGTCACGCGCAATCTGAAGATCTCGCTCGGTGTGATGGTGTCGCTGCTGATGGTCGCGTTGGTATCGTTGCCGCTGTTGCAGCATTCGTCGATTGGCGTAACGGCGCTCGTGCTCGCGTGGGGCGTTTCGTTCGGCGCGTTGCCGTTGTGTTTCAGCATCTGGATTCAGCGCGCCACACCGGATTCGCCGGAAGCCGGGTCGGCCTTGTTCGTGAGCATCATTCAGGTGGCGATCGCGCTTGGCTCGCTGGTGGGCGGGATGGTGGTCGATCACATCGGGATCTCGGCCGATCTTCTGCTCGGTAGCGCTCTCGCGTTGCTGGGGTTCGGTGTGTTGCTGAGTTTCGGGCGGGGGGAGCAGGGTGTGACGGTTGAGGCTGGCGTGGCTGAGGCGGTGAATCATTCGGCCGGCAAGGTGGCCAATAAGCCGACAAGCAAGCCGACAGCGACGACGGTAGCGTGCCCCGCCTGTACTGACTAA
- a CDS encoding zinc-dependent alcohol dehydrogenase family protein: MSRTIKFAQTGGPEVLEFVDTATPEPGPSEIRIKVKAIGINRAEAMWRIDQYIEPVKFPAGLGYEAAGIVDVVGKDVSGFAAGDEVSVIPSFSMNQYGTYGEVIVVPEYAVVKHPASLSYAEAASVWMMFVTAYGALIEDAKVTKGDFVIVPAASSSVGLAAIQLANYAGATSIALTRSVAKRQQLLDAGAAHVVVTDEADLLDEVMRITDGKGARVVFDPVGGPNFAKLISALSFQGIAYIYGALSNEVTPLPVLDMIAKMITVKAHNIWLTSGDETRRKAAVDYVLKGLASGELKPVIDRTFSFDEMVEVHRYLETNGQFGKIVVTV; the protein is encoded by the coding sequence ATGTCACGCACTATCAAGTTCGCCCAGACCGGCGGACCGGAAGTTCTCGAATTCGTCGACACCGCCACACCCGAACCGGGTCCGAGCGAGATTCGCATCAAGGTGAAGGCGATCGGCATCAATCGCGCGGAAGCGATGTGGCGTATCGACCAGTACATCGAACCGGTCAAGTTTCCGGCGGGTCTCGGTTATGAAGCTGCCGGGATTGTCGATGTAGTCGGCAAGGACGTCAGCGGTTTCGCGGCCGGCGACGAGGTCAGCGTGATCCCATCGTTCTCGATGAATCAGTACGGGACGTATGGCGAAGTGATCGTCGTGCCGGAGTACGCCGTCGTCAAACATCCGGCGTCGCTGTCGTACGCCGAGGCGGCCTCGGTGTGGATGATGTTCGTGACGGCGTATGGCGCGCTAATCGAAGACGCCAAGGTGACGAAAGGCGACTTCGTGATCGTGCCGGCGGCGTCGAGCAGTGTTGGACTCGCGGCGATCCAGCTTGCGAATTACGCCGGCGCGACTTCCATTGCGCTAACGCGCAGCGTGGCCAAACGTCAGCAGTTGCTCGATGCCGGCGCCGCTCACGTGGTGGTGACGGACGAAGCCGATCTGCTCGATGAAGTGATGCGGATCACGGATGGCAAAGGAGCACGCGTGGTGTTCGATCCGGTCGGCGGACCGAACTTTGCGAAACTGATTTCGGCGCTGTCGTTTCAGGGCATTGCGTATATCTACGGTGCGCTTAGCAACGAGGTCACGCCGCTGCCGGTGCTCGACATGATCGCGAAGATGATCACCGTCAAGGCGCACAACATCTGGCTGACGAGCGGGGATGAGACGCGTCGTAAGGCTGCGGTCGACTATGTTCTCAAAGGGTTGGCGAGTGGCGAGCTCAAGCCGGTGATCGATCGCACGTTCTCGTTCGATGAGATGGTTGAGGTGCATCGGTATCTTGAGACTAATGGGCAGTTTGGGAAGATTGTTGTGACGGTGTGA
- a CDS encoding H-NS histone family protein — MDERKRDSMIAYLRHRMEEFGIEPEDLAAILATEPAAQKDARYRSATGDSWDGQGDMPQWLKQAISAGQSIDHFELSAAPAPTPQPKKNVDWKNDPFAGSPLARSNNR; from the coding sequence ATGGACGAAAGGAAGCGAGATAGCATGATTGCGTATCTCCGCCATCGCATGGAAGAGTTTGGTATCGAGCCGGAAGATCTGGCCGCGATATTGGCGACCGAGCCCGCAGCGCAAAAGGACGCACGCTACCGTAGCGCGACCGGAGATAGCTGGGACGGCCAGGGCGACATGCCTCAGTGGCTCAAACAGGCAATCAGCGCCGGGCAATCAATCGACCACTTTGAATTGTCGGCAGCGCCGGCGCCCACCCCGCAGCCGAAGAAAAATGTGGACTGGAAAAACGATCCGTTCGCAGGCAGCCCGCTGGCCCGTTCAAACAATCGTTAA
- a CDS encoding low affinity iron permease family protein, producing MRTAKPGSYADSLSTVPDTASPAYAARHPVTRAFDTFASSITRLAGSPVAFGVAAITVLVWGVTGPLFHFSDGWQLVINTGTTIITFLMVFLIQQSQNKDSVAMHLKLNELLASHRAANDQLIGIEGASEDDLRRLAAAYLQLASRANRDDQESVDVDACMEKPVKSRG from the coding sequence ATGCGAACAGCAAAACCGGGCTCTTACGCAGACAGCCTGAGCACCGTCCCGGACACAGCGAGCCCAGCGTACGCGGCACGCCACCCCGTCACGCGCGCTTTCGACACCTTCGCCAGTTCGATCACGCGGCTGGCCGGTTCACCGGTCGCGTTCGGCGTCGCGGCAATCACCGTGCTCGTCTGGGGCGTGACGGGTCCGCTATTCCACTTTTCCGACGGCTGGCAACTGGTGATCAATACCGGCACGACCATCATTACCTTTTTGATGGTCTTTCTGATCCAGCAAAGTCAGAACAAGGACAGCGTGGCGATGCATCTGAAGCTGAATGAACTGCTCGCGTCGCATCGCGCGGCGAACGATCAATTGATCGGTATCGAAGGTGCGTCCGAAGACGATCTTCGACGACTCGCGGCCGCTTATTTGCAACTGGCAAGCCGGGCCAACCGGGACGATCAGGAAAGTGTCGACGTCGACGCGTGCATGGAAAAGCCGGTCAAGTCGAGGGGATAA
- a CDS encoding arsenate reductase/protein-tyrosine-phosphatase family protein — MTRKYKVLFLCRENSASSIIAEALLRELAGHRFDAFSAGPEPATRVHPFAVAQLRPGISELGVLGAKSWLEFTGEWAPRMDVIVAMDEFVAAPHAPVFPGAPALYRWSFADPLADGVSEAERGRLFDKLFWQIVRQISAFIQLPQYTVPPQLTTCNA; from the coding sequence GTGACCAGAAAATATAAGGTGCTGTTTCTCTGTCGTGAGAATTCAGCCAGCAGCATTATTGCCGAAGCTTTATTGCGGGAACTGGCGGGACACCGTTTCGATGCATTCAGCGCGGGGCCGGAACCGGCCACGCGGGTTCATCCATTTGCCGTGGCTCAATTGCGGCCGGGCATTTCGGAACTCGGCGTGCTCGGCGCCAAAAGCTGGCTGGAATTCACCGGCGAATGGGCGCCGCGAATGGACGTTATCGTGGCCATGGACGAATTCGTCGCCGCGCCTCATGCGCCTGTGTTTCCGGGGGCGCCGGCTTTGTATCGCTGGAGCTTTGCCGATCCGCTGGCGGACGGCGTTTCAGAGGCGGAGCGCGGGCGACTGTTCGACAAGCTGTTCTGGCAAATCGTGCGGCAGATCAGCGCGTTCATTCAATTACCGCAATACACGGTGCCGCCGCAACTCACCACCTGCAACGCGTGA